Proteins encoded by one window of Streptomyces clavuligerus:
- a CDS encoding PP2C family protein-serine/threonine phosphatase, with product MPSHVFADPSASQPPERGTVDALISRTRRLRGDVDAVRRDTVLDEDDPHGRWQRALCDLAVHQLDDLGTHLGQLKEGLADPADGSGETGAFGSRGTGSHDGLPDGLHDAFPGGGPADGPAHPGHHPAAMAHPGHPGHPERSAGSAYEDPLAGYEADRAQRTGSLIGRVGSAEWNLLTDEVRWSEELFRILGRSPLSGPMTLDELPSVVFAEDQPLLTALVTGCLVDGRPIDGEFRMVRADGRVRTVHMTGEPVLDSDGSTASMWAVFRDVSELRRSERAVRESRDSLHRRQYAERTERRLAVELQEAVLPFGQGSLPFPDDGSGALDIAAHYFPSGNSALIGGDWYDAFPLPDGGSLLGVGDLTGHGPAATSAMAMLLGAVRGMSLAGVAPGPLLGHLNHLLDTSAQPSLGSVVCCRFDPASRVLSWAQAGHPAPLLFRRGTGRPLTPPEGMLLGAAPGTRYEQAELRLLPGDLLVLHTDALMRTGATVGSGAERLLALAPRFEEARDAQGCLRALVEAFGWENREDDACVLVARVTS from the coding sequence ATGCCGTCCCATGTGTTCGCGGACCCCTCCGCCTCACAGCCTCCCGAGCGCGGCACCGTCGACGCTCTCATCAGCCGGACCCGCCGCCTGCGCGGCGATGTGGACGCCGTACGCCGGGACACCGTGCTGGACGAGGACGATCCGCACGGCCGCTGGCAGCGGGCCCTGTGCGATCTGGCCGTCCACCAGCTCGACGACCTCGGCACCCATCTCGGCCAGCTCAAGGAAGGGCTGGCGGACCCGGCCGACGGCTCCGGGGAGACCGGCGCGTTCGGGAGCCGCGGGACCGGGAGCCACGACGGACTCCCCGATGGACTCCACGACGCGTTCCCCGGCGGGGGGCCCGCGGACGGCCCGGCGCACCCGGGACACCACCCGGCGGCCATGGCGCACCCGGGACATCCAGGACACCCGGAGCGCTCGGCGGGATCGGCGTACGAGGACCCGCTCGCCGGATACGAGGCGGACCGGGCCCAGCGCACCGGATCGCTGATCGGCCGGGTCGGCAGCGCCGAGTGGAATCTCCTCACCGACGAAGTGCGCTGGTCCGAGGAGCTGTTCCGGATTCTCGGGCGCTCCCCGCTGAGCGGGCCCATGACCCTGGACGAGCTGCCGTCGGTCGTCTTCGCCGAGGATCAGCCCCTGCTCACCGCCCTGGTGACCGGCTGTCTGGTCGACGGCAGGCCCATCGACGGCGAGTTCCGGATGGTCCGGGCCGACGGCCGGGTGCGCACCGTGCACATGACGGGTGAGCCGGTCCTCGACTCCGACGGGTCCACCGCCTCCATGTGGGCGGTGTTCCGCGATGTGAGCGAGTTGCGCCGCAGCGAGCGGGCGGTGCGCGAAAGCCGGGACTCGCTCCACCGCCGTCAATACGCCGAGCGCACCGAGCGGCGGCTGGCGGTGGAACTCCAGGAGGCCGTACTCCCGTTCGGCCAGGGCTCACTGCCCTTCCCCGACGACGGCAGCGGCGCCCTCGACATCGCCGCCCACTACTTCCCCTCCGGGAACAGCGCGCTCATCGGCGGCGACTGGTACGACGCGTTCCCCCTGCCGGACGGCGGTTCGCTGCTCGGTGTCGGCGATCTCACCGGACACGGGCCGGCCGCCACGTCCGCCATGGCGATGCTGCTGGGCGCGGTCCGGGGCATGAGTCTCGCGGGGGTGGCGCCCGGGCCGCTGCTGGGCCATCTCAACCATCTGCTGGACACCTCGGCCCAGCCCTCGCTGGGCAGTGTGGTGTGCTGCCGTTTCGACCCGGCGAGCCGCGTCCTGTCCTGGGCGCAGGCGGGTCACCCCGCCCCGCTGCTGTTCCGCAGGGGGACGGGGCGTCCGCTGACACCGCCCGAGGGGATGCTGCTCGGCGCGGCCCCGGGCACCCGGTACGAGCAGGCGGAACTGCGGCTGCTGCCGGGCGATCTGCTGGTGCTGCACACCGACGCCCTGATGCGCACCGGCGCCACGGTGGGCTCCGGTGCCGAGCGGCTGCTCGCCCTCGCGCCGCGGTTCGAGGAGGCGCGGGACGCGCAGGGCTGTCTGCGTGCGCTGGTGGAGGCGTTCGGCTGGGAGAACCGCGAGGACGACGCCTGTGTCCTGGTGGCACGCGTCACGTCCTAG